The Sulfitobacter sp. S223 genome has a window encoding:
- a CDS encoding glycerate kinase yields MIETEKQEFLTGLFEAAVTAADAHAALSQNLPSKPKGRTVVIGAGKGAAQLAAAFEDLWNGELSGVVVTRYGYACPTRQIRVMEAAHPVPDSAGIAATRALFEAVDGLGPDDLVVALVCGGGSALLPCPPDGLELADEQALNEALLASGAPIGVMNAIRKHASGIKGGRLAAAAYPARVISLVVSDVPGDDPAQVASGPTVPDAVTLADTLSMIEARGLLLPPAVLERMAPAPSPDDPVFERNEVRVVASARLSLEAAARASEAKGIPAVILSDAIEGEADVIGQMHAAIAREVAIQGRPFKAPVVILSGGETTVTLRHKDGRGGRNTAFLLGFAQAIEGLQGITALAADTDGIDGSEDNAGAFANGKTAARMRAAGVDPADALRRNDAWGAFDAAGALFVPGPTGTNVNDFRAILIAP; encoded by the coding sequence ATGATCGAGACTGAAAAACAAGAATTCCTAACGGGCTTGTTCGAAGCTGCGGTTACAGCGGCTGATGCACATGCAGCGTTGTCGCAAAACCTGCCTTCAAAGCCAAAAGGGCGAACCGTGGTTATCGGGGCGGGCAAGGGGGCTGCGCAGCTTGCCGCAGCCTTCGAGGATCTGTGGAATGGCGAACTTAGTGGTGTGGTTGTCACGCGCTATGGCTATGCTTGTCCGACGCGTCAGATACGCGTGATGGAGGCCGCGCATCCGGTTCCGGATAGTGCCGGTATTGCTGCCACACGCGCGTTGTTCGAAGCCGTGGATGGGCTGGGGCCTGATGATCTGGTGGTTGCTTTGGTGTGCGGTGGCGGGTCTGCATTGCTTCCCTGTCCGCCTGATGGCCTCGAACTGGCAGATGAGCAGGCATTGAATGAGGCACTGCTAGCGTCTGGCGCGCCGATTGGCGTGATGAATGCAATCCGCAAACATGCCAGCGGGATAAAGGGGGGGCGCCTTGCAGCGGCAGCATACCCCGCGCGGGTGATCAGCCTTGTTGTATCGGACGTGCCAGGAGACGATCCGGCGCAGGTAGCATCTGGCCCAACGGTGCCGGATGCTGTCACACTTGCGGATACGCTCAGCATGATCGAAGCGCGCGGTTTGTTGCTGCCGCCTGCCGTACTGGAGCGTATGGCGCCTGCGCCGTCACCTGACGATCCGGTATTCGAGCGCAATGAAGTGCGGGTCGTTGCCTCAGCCCGTTTGTCGCTGGAGGCAGCGGCACGTGCATCCGAAGCAAAAGGAATACCTGCGGTAATCCTGTCTGACGCGATTGAGGGTGAGGCAGATGTAATAGGACAGATGCATGCGGCCATCGCGCGCGAAGTGGCGATACAGGGGCGCCCCTTTAAGGCACCGGTCGTGATTTTGTCGGGGGGCGAGACAACCGTGACCTTGCGCCACAAGGATGGTCGCGGTGGACGGAATACAGCCTTTTTGCTCGGCTTCGCGCAGGCAATTGAAGGGCTTCAGGGGATCACCGCGCTTGCTGCCGATACTGACGGGATTGACGGATCAGAAGATAACGCCGGTGCGTTCGCTAATGGTAAGACTGCCGCACGGATGCGCGCTGCTGGGGTTGATCCGGCGGACGCGCTGCGGCGCAATGATGCATGGGGCGCATTCGATGCGGCTGGTGCGTTGTTTGTACCCGGTCCCACCGGCACAAATGTGAATGATTTCCGCGCAATTCTGATTGCGCCTTAA
- a CDS encoding malonyl-CoA synthase, producing the protein MNNPLYDTMFAPHAGKDTPFLLLPNAEVITHAVFVRRAAQLAHALVAQGISTGDRVAVQVEKCPDMLALYAACAQLGAIFLPLNTAYTAAEVAYFVRDSQATLLVGDPARSAELAAVAHDSGAAFATLSATGGSLSDSADAQADTFQTVARSEDDLAAFLYTSGTTGRSKGAMLSQKNLISNAATLTDLWQFSREDVLLHGLPIFHTHGLFVATNVMLMAGGAMVFMPKLDIDQLIEWMPRATSMMGVPTFYTRLLDDARFDRALTADMRLFISGSAPLLADTHIAFEQRTGHRILERYGMTETNMNTSNPYEGDRRAGTVGLPLPDVELRVANADGAELPRGETGVVEVRGPNVFQGYWNMPEKTAEDMRPDGFFITGDLGVQGADGYVTIVGRGKDLIISGGYNIYPKELELILDAQAGVMESAVIGVPHADLGEVPLAVLVPDAGAQIDLDAIKAATATALARFKQPRDYRIVEALPRNTMGKVQKVALRAEFGT; encoded by the coding sequence ATGAATAACCCGCTTTATGACACGATGTTTGCACCGCACGCAGGCAAAGACACGCCGTTTTTATTGCTGCCCAACGCAGAGGTCATCACTCACGCGGTGTTTGTGCGTCGCGCAGCACAACTGGCCCATGCATTGGTGGCACAGGGGATCTCTACCGGTGACCGCGTGGCCGTGCAGGTTGAAAAATGCCCGGATATGCTTGCGCTTTATGCCGCCTGTGCGCAATTGGGCGCGATCTTTTTGCCGCTGAACACCGCCTACACCGCCGCCGAGGTCGCCTATTTCGTCAGGGATAGCCAGGCAACGCTTCTGGTGGGTGATCCGGCGCGGTCGGCTGAGCTGGCCGCTGTGGCGCACGATAGCGGCGCTGCCTTCGCCACGCTGAGCGCGACAGGCGGTAGCCTAAGTGACAGCGCGGATGCGCAGGCTGATACATTCCAGACGGTCGCGCGGAGCGAAGACGATTTGGCGGCTTTTCTTTACACTTCGGGCACCACCGGCCGTTCCAAAGGCGCGATGTTGAGCCAGAAAAACCTTATCAGCAATGCTGCCACACTGACCGACCTTTGGCAGTTCAGCCGTGAGGATGTGTTGCTGCACGGGTTGCCGATCTTTCACACGCACGGGCTGTTTGTGGCGACCAATGTGATGCTGATGGCGGGGGGCGCCATGGTGTTTATGCCAAAGCTTGATATCGACCAGCTGATTGAATGGATGCCGCGTGCAACATCCATGATGGGGGTTCCGACGTTCTACACCCGCTTGCTTGACGATGCACGGTTTGACCGTGCGCTGACCGCGGATATGCGGCTGTTTATCTCTGGATCTGCGCCGCTGCTGGCCGACACGCATATCGCATTCGAGCAACGCACGGGGCACCGTATCCTTGAACGCTATGGCATGACCGAAACCAATATGAATACCTCCAATCCCTATGAGGGGGACCGCCGTGCAGGGACGGTAGGGCTGCCGTTGCCAGATGTGGAACTTCGGGTTGCCAATGCGGACGGAGCCGAACTGCCGCGCGGTGAGACCGGCGTTGTCGAAGTGCGTGGACCCAATGTGTTTCAGGGATATTGGAACATGCCAGAGAAAACTGCAGAAGACATGCGGCCTGACGGGTTCTTTATCACCGGAGACCTTGGTGTGCAGGGCGCTGACGGCTACGTGACCATCGTCGGGCGCGGCAAGGATCTGATCATTTCGGGGGGCTACAATATCTACCCCAAAGAGCTGGAGCTGATCTTGGACGCGCAGGCGGGTGTCATGGAAAGTGCAGTAATCGGCGTTCCTCACGCGGACCTCGGAGAAGTGCCGCTGGCGGTTTTGGTGCCTGATGCAGGCGCGCAAATTGATCTGGACGCGATCAAAGCTGCTACAGCTACGGCACTTGCGCGATTCAAACAGCCCCGCGATTACCGCATCGTGGAAGCGCTGCCGCGCAATACGATGGGAAAAGTCCAAAAAGTGGCATTGCGGGCGGAGTTCGGGACATGA
- a CDS encoding DNA polymerase Y family protein, producing MKDARIVSVFFPDLAMDRWKRITAAQRTLPDETVPLVLTAAGRHGPVVHAVNAAGDARGIIAGARVVDVQAIHPDLHVEQADPQGDQALLERLAYWARRWCPWTVAEQDGILMDVRGAAHLFGGEAQMVRDMHSRFAMQGLRARLALAPTRGAAQMLARFGAQGAICGPEDLVSVLAPLPVSALRLPGDTVRLLERLGLKTISALEGVPRVGLMRRFAGVAEAVNPLVLLDRALGRSADPLDAPPDGQVMLARVRMAEPVIDPLPWVEGLAEDLAGQLAQAEQGARRLRLTIYRVDGEWRWRDVSTASASRDPAHFVRLVTRKLDGIDPGFGFDLMTLEALRTEPLTLHQDRLDGGRVAGADVAALLDRLTAKLGPSKVTWAAWIESHKPERVETGVPALAGTAQGAPDVPRARPLRLFDPPEEIAVLYAVPEGPPARFAWRRVAFLMARFEGPERIAPEWWRDRSGTRLRDYYKVEVTDGRRFWIFRDGIVGDARGGDPCWFVHGVFG from the coding sequence ATGAAGGACGCGAGAATCGTCTCCGTTTTCTTCCCCGATCTGGCGATGGACCGCTGGAAGCGGATCACGGCCGCACAGCGCACGCTGCCGGATGAGACAGTGCCTTTGGTGTTGACCGCTGCGGGCAGACACGGACCAGTGGTTCATGCGGTGAACGCGGCAGGTGATGCGCGCGGCATCATCGCGGGCGCGCGGGTGGTGGATGTGCAGGCAATCCACCCCGACCTTCATGTAGAACAGGCGGACCCTCAGGGGGATCAGGCTCTGTTGGAGCGGTTGGCCTATTGGGCGCGGCGCTGGTGTCCCTGGACTGTGGCAGAGCAGGACGGAATTCTTATGGATGTGCGCGGTGCAGCGCATCTGTTTGGGGGCGAGGCACAGATGGTGCGAGACATGCACAGCCGGTTTGCGATGCAGGGCCTGCGCGCACGTTTGGCTTTGGCGCCGACGCGGGGTGCCGCGCAAATGTTGGCGCGCTTTGGTGCTCAGGGGGCGATCTGCGGACCAGAGGATCTGGTCAGCGTACTGGCGCCGCTGCCTGTGTCTGCGCTGCGCTTACCCGGTGATACGGTGAGGCTGTTAGAGCGGTTGGGCCTTAAGACAATCAGCGCGCTGGAGGGCGTGCCGCGGGTGGGGTTGATGCGACGATTTGCAGGTGTAGCAGAGGCGGTTAATCCGCTGGTGTTGCTGGATCGCGCGCTGGGCCGCAGTGCTGACCCGCTGGATGCGCCACCTGACGGGCAGGTGATGCTCGCGCGGGTGCGCATGGCAGAGCCTGTGATCGATCCTCTGCCATGGGTGGAAGGGCTTGCAGAAGATTTGGCCGGACAACTGGCGCAGGCTGAGCAGGGCGCGCGACGCTTGCGTCTGACGATCTATCGTGTGGACGGAGAGTGGCGCTGGCGCGATGTGTCGACCGCCAGCGCCAGCCGTGATCCGGCGCATTTTGTACGGCTTGTCACGCGGAAGCTTGACGGGATTGATCCTGGTTTCGGCTTTGACCTGATGACGTTAGAGGCGCTGAGAACAGAGCCTCTGACCTTGCATCAGGATCGTCTGGATGGTGGCCGCGTTGCTGGCGCAGATGTTGCGGCACTGCTTGATCGGCTGACTGCCAAGTTGGGCCCATCCAAGGTGACATGGGCCGCCTGGATCGAGAGCCACAAGCCGGAGCGCGTAGAGACAGGCGTACCCGCCCTTGCCGGAACCGCGCAGGGCGCGCCGGACGTGCCCAGAGCCCGGCCTTTGCGTTTGTTTGATCCGCCCGAAGAGATTGCGGTGCTTTATGCTGTACCGGAGGGGCCACCGGCCCGGTTCGCTTGGCGGCGTGTGGCGTTCTTGATGGCGCGGTTCGAGGGCCCTGAACGGATCGCGCCAGAGTGGTGGCGCGACCGCAGCGGCACAAGGCTGCGCGATTATTACAAAGTTGAGGTCACAGACGGGCGGCGGTTCTGGATTTTTCGTGACGGCATCGTGGGGGATGCGCGTGGCGGTGATCCGTGCTGGTTTGTTCATGGGGTGTTCGGGTGA
- a CDS encoding TraR/DksA family transcriptional regulator, with protein MDYEKHKKKIQAQLAELEGRLEKVEAALDEPADQDLEDQAIELEDDEVLENIGRAGVKERNLLNAALARIEKGTYGICKKCGEKISEARLDAVPYALLCRSCAGAGPHEPT; from the coding sequence ATGGACTACGAAAAACATAAGAAAAAGATTCAGGCCCAGCTGGCTGAATTGGAAGGCCGCCTTGAAAAGGTAGAGGCGGCTCTTGATGAACCTGCGGATCAGGATCTTGAAGATCAAGCCATCGAACTGGAAGATGATGAAGTCCTTGAAAACATTGGCCGCGCCGGTGTCAAAGAGCGCAACCTGCTGAATGCAGCGCTGGCCCGTATCGAAAAAGGCACTTACGGCATCTGCAAGAAATGCGGAGAGAAAATTTCCGAGGCGCGCCTTGATGCAGTGCCGTACGCCTTGCTTTGTCGCAGTTGTGCCGGGGCAGGACCACATGAGCCAACGTAA
- a CDS encoding error-prone DNA polymerase encodes MPEQEGHKRHTLGDDDPFHWNDPGPYVELGLATCFSFLRASSDAVDLTATANVLGYHSIGVADHNTLAGVVRMHAEARTAKVRPLIGVRLVLLCGTELLAYPQDRDSYARLSTLLSRGKMADADGGWQAKGETHLTLEMVAAQSEGVQLIVMPPENLDVFEAGLGRLCNALSTLRHIGAAYLYRGDDVARINRLDRIARAHGLGMLATNDVLYHTPARRPLQDVMTCIRHGKTIDTAGFLLEANAERYLKPPAEMCRLFAQWPHAIVATRTVADACCFSLDDLKYEYPHEIVPQGRTAMEELERLTWEGAAWRYPEGVTDRVRAIIEKEFDLIRSKEIARYFLTINDIVRFARKEASPPILCQGRGSAANSVVCFCLGITAVDPEEHDVLFERFLSEERDEPPDIDVDFEHERREEVIQYMYAKYGRERAGLCATVIHYRPRSAIREVGKAMGLSEDMTSKLASTVWGSFEAQMGDERVKDAGMDMSDPYLRRVIALARQMTGMPRHLSQHVGGFILTERPLTEMVPIGNGAMPERSFIEWDKDDIDALGIFKVDILALGMLTCIAKVFDLMGAHYDVRHDLASVPSDDVDTYDMLCAGDSLGVFQVESRAQMAMLPKLRPRRFYDLVIEVAIVRPGPIQGDMVHPYLRRRQGIEGVSYPAPGPEYPQDELLKILGRTLGVPIFQEQAMKIAIDAARFSPKEANELRKAMATFRSRGTIELLQQKMVGRMTERGYAQEFAERCFNQIKGFGEYGFPESHAASFAKLVYVSSWMKCHYPAAFACGLLNSQPMGFYAPAQIVRDAREHGVEVRGVDVNYSDWDCTLEPCAEGFALRLGLRQVDGMRKEAAGRIMAARNDPFVDVADMKARARLDRGMIGKLAAADAFRSCGIDRRQALWQAQGLRDAPSLPIFEHAEAAGEGMEPEVALPAMAQAEHVVADYQTLRLSLKAHPMSFFRSSLRTQGFAGTHNLIHMAHGQRVSLAGLVLVRQKPGSAKGVCFITLEDEDGVANLVIWPKLFEHFRALIMTARLLVVHGRVQTDGRVIHVVADRLEDRTERLDALAEDRVPATQVRGDHATHPLPSHVGGGRRHPRDVRVIPKSRDFH; translated from the coding sequence ATGCCAGAACAGGAAGGACATAAACGTCATACTTTAGGGGATGACGATCCGTTTCATTGGAACGATCCCGGCCCCTATGTGGAGCTGGGGCTGGCCACGTGTTTTTCGTTTCTTCGGGCATCTTCTGATGCTGTGGACCTCACTGCTACGGCGAATGTGTTGGGGTATCACAGCATCGGAGTGGCCGATCATAACACCCTGGCCGGTGTTGTGCGCATGCACGCGGAGGCCCGCACCGCCAAGGTGCGGCCGTTGATCGGCGTGCGTTTGGTGCTGCTGTGCGGGACCGAGTTGCTGGCCTACCCGCAGGATCGTGACAGTTATGCGCGCCTATCCACGCTGCTGTCTCGGGGCAAGATGGCGGATGCGGACGGGGGCTGGCAGGCTAAGGGCGAGACGCATCTGACCTTGGAGATGGTGGCCGCGCAAAGCGAGGGGGTGCAGTTGATAGTAATGCCGCCTGAAAATCTGGATGTGTTCGAAGCAGGGCTGGGGCGGCTGTGCAACGCGCTGTCCACGCTGCGCCACATCGGCGCGGCTTATTTGTATCGCGGGGATGATGTGGCACGGATCAACCGCCTGGACCGGATCGCGCGGGCGCATGGTCTTGGGATGCTGGCGACCAATGATGTGCTGTATCACACACCTGCGCGTAGACCGTTGCAGGATGTCATGACCTGCATCCGCCACGGCAAGACGATTGATACCGCCGGTTTTCTGTTGGAGGCGAATGCCGAGCGGTATCTGAAACCACCCGCCGAGATGTGCCGCCTTTTTGCGCAGTGGCCCCATGCTATCGTGGCAACGCGGACTGTGGCAGATGCCTGCTGCTTCAGTCTGGATGATCTGAAGTACGAATACCCGCACGAGATTGTGCCGCAGGGCCGCACCGCAATGGAAGAGCTGGAGCGCCTGACTTGGGAGGGTGCGGCATGGCGCTACCCCGAAGGCGTGACAGACCGTGTGCGTGCTATCATCGAGAAAGAGTTCGACCTTATCCGCTCAAAAGAGATCGCGCGCTATTTCCTGACGATCAACGACATAGTGCGTTTTGCGCGCAAAGAGGCCAGCCCACCGATCCTGTGTCAGGGGCGGGGATCTGCCGCGAATTCGGTGGTGTGCTTTTGCTTGGGCATCACGGCCGTCGACCCCGAAGAACATGACGTTCTGTTTGAGCGGTTCCTCAGTGAAGAGCGGGACGAGCCGCCTGACATCGATGTGGATTTTGAACATGAGCGCCGTGAGGAAGTGATCCAGTACATGTACGCCAAATATGGGCGGGAGCGCGCCGGGCTATGTGCGACGGTGATTCACTACCGCCCCCGATCGGCCATTCGTGAAGTGGGAAAGGCGATGGGGTTGAGCGAGGATATGACATCAAAACTGGCCAGCACCGTCTGGGGTAGCTTTGAGGCGCAGATGGGGGACGAGAGGGTGAAAGATGCAGGCATGGACATGTCCGATCCCTACCTGCGCCGTGTGATTGCTCTGGCACGTCAGATGACGGGAATGCCACGGCACCTGTCCCAGCACGTGGGAGGGTTCATCCTGACCGAACGCCCCCTTACTGAGATGGTGCCGATCGGGAATGGTGCCATGCCAGAGCGGAGCTTTATCGAATGGGACAAAGATGACATCGATGCGCTGGGTATTTTCAAGGTGGATATTCTGGCGCTTGGGATGCTGACCTGCATCGCAAAGGTTTTTGATCTGATGGGGGCGCATTATGACGTGCGCCATGATCTCGCGAGCGTACCGTCTGATGATGTGGATACTTATGACATGCTCTGCGCGGGTGACAGTCTGGGCGTGTTTCAGGTGGAAAGCCGTGCGCAGATGGCGATGCTGCCAAAACTGCGCCCGCGCCGGTTCTATGATCTGGTCATTGAGGTGGCGATTGTACGGCCTGGCCCCATCCAGGGTGATATGGTGCATCCCTATCTGCGCCGACGTCAGGGGATTGAGGGTGTTTCCTATCCAGCGCCGGGGCCGGAGTATCCGCAGGATGAGTTGCTCAAAATCCTTGGGCGTACCTTGGGCGTGCCGATCTTTCAGGAACAGGCGATGAAGATCGCCATTGATGCTGCGCGGTTCAGCCCCAAAGAGGCGAATGAGCTGCGCAAAGCCATGGCCACCTTCCGCTCACGCGGGACAATTGAGCTGTTGCAGCAAAAGATGGTGGGTCGGATGACCGAGCGGGGCTATGCCCAAGAGTTCGCCGAAAGGTGTTTTAACCAGATCAAGGGTTTTGGCGAATACGGTTTTCCCGAAAGTCATGCCGCAAGCTTTGCCAAGCTGGTCTATGTCTCAAGCTGGATGAAGTGCCATTATCCGGCTGCTTTTGCGTGTGGTTTGCTCAACAGTCAGCCGATGGGGTTCTACGCGCCTGCCCAGATTGTGCGGGACGCACGCGAACATGGGGTGGAAGTACGCGGGGTCGATGTGAATTACTCGGATTGGGATTGTACGTTAGAGCCTTGTGCCGAAGGGTTCGCGCTTCGCCTCGGGTTGCGGCAGGTGGATGGGATGCGCAAGGAGGCCGCTGGCCGCATAATGGCTGCGCGGAACGATCCGTTTGTTGATGTGGCGGATATGAAAGCGCGGGCGCGACTGGACCGAGGGATGATCGGCAAGCTGGCCGCAGCGGATGCTTTCCGCTCTTGCGGGATCGATCGGCGGCAGGCGTTGTGGCAGGCGCAAGGGCTACGGGATGCGCCCAGCCTGCCGATATTCGAACATGCAGAAGCCGCAGGCGAAGGCATGGAGCCTGAGGTGGCTTTGCCCGCAATGGCGCAGGCGGAACATGTCGTAGCAGATTACCAGACCTTACGCCTAAGTCTCAAAGCACATCCGATGAGCTTTTTCCGCAGCTCGTTGCGCACGCAGGGGTTCGCGGGCACGCATAACCTGATCCACATGGCCCATGGGCAACGGGTGTCGCTGGCCGGGTTGGTGCTGGTGCGGCAAAAACCCGGTAGCGCCAAGGGTGTTTGTTTTATCACGTTAGAGGATGAGGATGGGGTCGCGAACCTTGTGATCTGGCCCAAGTTGTTCGAGCATTTCCGTGCGCTGATCATGACGGCGCGGCTGTTGGTGGTGCATGGCCGTGTGCAAACCGATGGTCGTGTGATCCACGTGGTGGCGGACCGGCTTGAGGATCGAACCGAGCGTCTGGATGCTTTGGCAGAAGACAGGGTGCCGGCAACCCAAGTGCGTGGAGATCACGCCACCCATCCGCTGCCCAGCCATGTGGGCGGCGGGCGCAGGCATCCACGCGATGTGCGCGTCATCCCGAAATCTCGTGATTTTCACTGA
- a CDS encoding TetR/AcrR family transcriptional regulator — translation MTPQETERGGASSGNIKATREDWTNAALETLIVDGIERVKILSLAAQLNVSRSSFYWYFTSRNDLLEALLDHWHETNTAAIVTAAQRPVPTVTSAVCQIFECFLDPALFNNRLDFAIRDWSRRDANVRRKLLASDAERIKALTEMFVRYGYVPTEALIRARVLYYMQIGYFDAGLDEPISQRQSFTADYVLTFTGQRPTAAEIAQLDAALARIFPDASA, via the coding sequence ATGACACCTCAGGAGACAGAAAGGGGAGGCGCATCCTCCGGCAATATCAAAGCCACCCGCGAAGACTGGACAAATGCAGCGCTTGAAACCCTGATCGTGGACGGGATCGAACGTGTGAAGATCCTGTCGCTTGCTGCACAGCTCAATGTGTCACGATCCAGCTTTTATTGGTACTTCACCTCGCGCAACGACCTTCTTGAGGCCTTGCTGGATCATTGGCATGAGACCAACACGGCAGCAATCGTAACAGCAGCCCAGCGCCCTGTCCCCACAGTCACCAGCGCTGTCTGTCAGATATTCGAATGTTTTCTGGATCCTGCCTTATTCAACAACCGGCTTGATTTTGCCATCCGCGACTGGTCCCGCCGCGATGCAAATGTAAGGCGAAAACTGCTTGCGTCGGATGCTGAACGGATAAAGGCGCTGACCGAGATGTTCGTCCGCTACGGCTATGTCCCGACCGAGGCGCTAATCCGTGCGAGGGTCCTTTACTACATGCAAATCGGGTATTTTGATGCCGGATTGGACGAACCGATTTCACAACGCCAAAGTTTTACAGCCGATTATGTTTTGACCTTCACAGGGCAGCGTCCCACTGCAGCTGAAATTGCGCAACTGGATGCCGCACTGGCACGCATCTTTCCAGATGCATCCGCTTAA
- a CDS encoding FAD-dependent oxidoreductase yields MKSHYRVVVIGGGVVGASVLYHLAKLGWTDVALVERSVLTAGSSWHAAGGIHALNADPNIAALQAYTIDLLSEIEEESGQNIGLHMTGGLTMAGTPDRWEWLQSAYRTFQSIGIDDCRLVSVEEAVALNPIMSGDGLLGGMWADREGYVDTTGTVHAYATAAKKRGATVIEHNRVLELNQTLAGWEVVTEKGTINCEHVVNAGGLWAKQVGRMAGIELPVSPLKHHYFVTDTVPELAELDFEVPMTVDLEGFTYTRQDQKGLLVGIYEVNHEHWAMDGAPWDYGMELFQEQTDRIEHELMMGYGRYPALENVGIKTWVNGAFTFSPDGNPLVGPVPGKRGYWSACAVMAGFLQGGGVGKSLAEWMIHGEPEADVYGMDVARYGLWAENKQYIKETTGQFYSRRFVMTYPNEQLPAGRPIKTAGAYADMTTAGCRWGQSWDLETPLYFAPEGFTEVPSLKRSNAFDIVAAECRAVRESVGLLDITGFSRFEVSGAGAEAWLKSIFATKLPQPARARLAVMLGKDARLKGDLTLFNWGNGTYWIMGSYYLRTWHMRWFKDHMGKHVQIKDLGEEVSGFSLSGPKSRAVIERLNAEAAQLPFMGCGQFDIGLLRTKIGRLSVTGELGYEIHCRAGDHAMLRKTLLEAGSDDGMIEYGFNALLSLRLEKSYGIWSAEFTQGYTAAMTGMDRWIEWERSDFIGHDAAVAEREGNGPAQRLVTLEIDAGDADASGYEPIWHNSKQVGFVTSGGYAHTLGKSLAMGLVDVAHADEHTMLSVHVVGVERAAKVVPASPYDPSGKAMRV; encoded by the coding sequence ATGAAGTCTCATTACCGCGTGGTCGTAATCGGGGGCGGCGTTGTTGGCGCTTCGGTTCTCTATCATCTCGCCAAACTGGGATGGACAGATGTGGCTCTTGTTGAGCGTTCTGTGCTTACGGCAGGGTCCAGTTGGCATGCTGCGGGCGGCATTCACGCGCTGAACGCCGACCCCAATATCGCAGCGCTTCAGGCCTATACCATCGACCTTCTATCCGAGATCGAAGAGGAATCGGGCCAGAACATCGGGCTGCATATGACCGGAGGCCTTACCATGGCCGGCACGCCCGACCGTTGGGAGTGGTTGCAATCGGCCTACCGCACCTTCCAGTCGATCGGCATTGATGACTGTCGTCTGGTCAGCGTCGAAGAAGCCGTAGCGCTGAACCCGATCATGTCTGGCGACGGTCTACTGGGCGGCATGTGGGCGGATCGCGAAGGATATGTAGACACCACCGGCACAGTTCACGCCTATGCTACGGCCGCTAAAAAACGCGGTGCGACCGTGATCGAACACAACCGAGTTCTGGAGCTAAACCAGACACTTGCAGGGTGGGAGGTTGTTACTGAAAAGGGGACGATCAACTGCGAACACGTAGTGAACGCCGGAGGTCTATGGGCCAAGCAAGTTGGCCGAATGGCAGGGATCGAACTGCCTGTCTCCCCGCTCAAACACCACTACTTTGTGACCGACACCGTACCTGAACTGGCCGAACTGGATTTTGAGGTGCCAATGACAGTGGACCTAGAGGGGTTCACCTATACACGTCAGGACCAGAAAGGTCTGTTAGTGGGCATTTATGAGGTCAACCACGAACACTGGGCCATGGACGGCGCACCTTGGGATTATGGCATGGAGTTGTTTCAGGAGCAGACCGACCGGATCGAACATGAGCTGATGATGGGGTATGGCCGCTATCCTGCACTGGAGAACGTCGGGATAAAGACGTGGGTAAACGGCGCATTTACATTCTCGCCCGATGGCAATCCGCTGGTCGGCCCCGTACCCGGCAAGCGCGGCTATTGGTCTGCCTGTGCGGTCATGGCAGGGTTCCTGCAAGGCGGCGGTGTGGGAAAATCTCTGGCCGAATGGATGATACACGGCGAACCTGAGGCAGACGTCTATGGCATGGATGTTGCCCGCTACGGCCTCTGGGCAGAAAACAAACAATACATCAAAGAAACGACCGGACAGTTTTATTCCCGCCGGTTTGTGATGACTTACCCGAATGAACAGCTTCCAGCAGGGCGCCCGATCAAGACCGCGGGTGCCTATGCGGACATGACTACAGCGGGCTGCCGATGGGGCCAAAGCTGGGATTTGGAAACACCTCTCTACTTTGCGCCCGAAGGGTTCACAGAGGTCCCTTCCCTAAAACGTTCAAACGCTTTTGACATTGTTGCAGCCGAATGCCGCGCGGTGCGTGAGAGCGTCGGCCTGCTCGACATCACGGGCTTTTCACGGTTCGAAGTTTCAGGCGCCGGTGCCGAGGCCTGGCTAAAGTCAATCTTTGCCACCAAACTGCCCCAACCGGCTCGCGCCCGCTTAGCTGTCATGCTTGGTAAAGATGCACGCCTGAAAGGGGATCTAACCCTGTTTAATTGGGGTAATGGCACATACTGGATCATGGGCAGCTATTATTTGCGCACTTGGCACATGCGTTGGTTTAAAGACCACATGGGTAAACATGTGCAGATCAAAGACCTCGGTGAGGAAGTCTCGGGGTTCTCGCTATCAGGCCCAAAATCCCGCGCGGTGATAGAGCGTCTGAATGCGGAAGCGGCGCAATTGCCTTTCATGGGCTGCGGCCAATTTGACATCGGATTACTGCGGACCAAGATCGGTCGCCTTTCGGTGACCGGTGAACTTGGCTACGAAATCCACTGCCGCGCAGGGGATCATGCCATGCTTCGCAAGACCCTGCTGGAGGCAGGTTCGGATGACGGCATGATCGAATATGGCTTTAACGCATTGCTCTCGCTGAGGTTGGAGAAAAGCTATGGCATATGGTCTGCTGAGTTCACCCAGGGATACACAGCGGCTATGACCGGAATGGATCGCTGGATCGAGTGGGAACGGAGCGACTTTATCGGCCATGATGCCGCCGTTGCAGAGCGCGAAGGGAACGGCCCCGCCCAGCGGCTGGTGACCCTTGAGATTGACGCGGGCGATGCGGATGCAAGCGGCTATGAACCGATCTGGCACAACTCCAAACAGGTTGGTTTTGTGACATCGGGCGGCTATGCCCACACGCTGGGCAAATCCTTGGCAATGGGACTGGTAGACGTGGCGCATGCGGACGAACACACAATGCTAAGCGTGCATGTCGTCGGCGTTGAACGGGCAGCAAAGGTTGTCCCGGCCTCGCCTTATGATCCGTCAGGCAAGGCAATGCGTGTATGA